The genomic DNA CTCCGCCCAAGAGTCTTGGCGTTCGATGCTTTCCCCCGGTAAGATACCAATTCATCTCACTCTCTTCTTCTATCTATGTTCTtgaatttttccttctttgacTTTATGGATTCTCCTTCTTGGCCTTAGTTTCTGGAAATTCAGTTTTCAATTGCAAAGAGTGGTCCAAATGCTGACTGACTAATTCCTACTAGTTAGTTTAGATCGATTTCAGTTAAATCTTTTAGTTATTTGAAGCCATTCTCCGTTGTTGAAATTGAAAGGATATTGAAAATTTCCCAAAAATCAGTTGGTTGGACTTAGGTCTGTAATCTTTTCCCCCATATACCAAACCTCCCCTCAACCCGTACTGTATTTATCCTCTTTGCTGTTAATGATAGGTTTAGAGTGTAATCAAAATACGCAGTTTAGCTGTATCAGTCTTGACCATCATCTCCAACTTCTATGAAACCGAACTTGTGTTGTGACTATGTGCTTTCAGTTAGGTCTGTAAATGAACACCCGGGATCTACATTTATTTAGGTTCTAGTACTATATTTGTATCTGATTACCCGAATCCAATTTCAGattcaattataaatataataaacagTCTGGATATGGATTTATTAGTTTCGATCAATCAGCATCAGGACTCGcttgaaattaaatatataatatattacgtatactatgcataaaaaaaacaataatagtaataaatttaaataattaaaagattttttttttctgtaaataagaattgcattaaaagaaaagaaactcaaaaataTCTACAGCTAAAAGTTAGGGAATATCTTGAGCCTCACAATGAAAGTTCAAGCGAGAAGatctaagagtgtgtttgattgcacacatttatcatagaaaatatgtaattattacacattttttatggaaaGCAATCAAACATTCTTAacttttctatggaaaaatatgtatggtacaagtatttaaagattctttccatagaattcatttttcaagggggtggggtgatttttattttttaggtaatattacctagaattaaattctaggtaatgtaatcaaacacaccctaagagTGTGTatggaaaaatatgtatggtacctaaaccctaaaccctaaactctaaggatgtgtttgatagcatgaaaaatacataaaaaatatcacatccaatgaattgaatttcatctttGGTGTTtgatacattatatttttcatagaattcaattccatggtacaaccattaaagcatatttttggctctttttcatgaaaatttcaTCTAGGGAgagatggtttttattttttatgcaaattagaaaatattttcctttccaactaaatattatcaaacacaccctcaGAAAAAAAAACTGCAATCCATAACTCCTAACAGAAGGAAAGTATACACATGAGTTAGGAGAGATCTGCATCAGCAACATCAAAAGAGCCAATCAGCAAACAGCTTCTACCCTAAGCATAAATGCTCGGAGTGCAAGGGCACACACATAAATCGAACTGCCAAAATACGTGGGAAGCAGCAAAGAAGGCACTCACATAAAGGAGCCCTCAGAGGCAGGATCTGCCCTAAGTAATAGTTTGGTACATTCGCGTGAGGTATTGATGCAAGAGCATACTATCAACCCCCGGCTGCTCCCCAAACAATGACGTTGAATGCAAGGCATACTTATAATCCAAGCCACTGTTTTACATGAAGGTTGATGCCGGAGCTCTGTCAACCCCCGTTTCTAAGCAGCTCAAACCAGTGGAGTAGGGAACCAACATTCCAAGAGAACTGTCAAATCAAAAACCTCCCTTAGCATTAGATCAGTGCATTCGCACAAGGTGTTGATGCAGGAGCATACTGTCAACCCTCCGGCAACTCCCCACCCATTTTAAATACTTAAACCCATTTAAAGAAGTGAATTGTCATTGTCTCCCATTTCAAATCCATTTCATTTAAAGTTCAAACCTTAATGTGTTGTCATATATctttctcgatctctctctaTAATCTATATCTTCTCATTCTGCAATCTCATCCACCTATCAATGGTTCCGGTTAAGATTCGGACCCAACCTGGTTCTGATTTATTGCAGGTTTGgtactaatatatatatccgATCACCCCGACCCGGTTCTGGAACCAATTAAAAGTCTAATAACGGTCAATATATGGATTTGTTATTTCCAACCTGATTAGGTACTGATTACAGGCCTACTCTCGTAATCCTTTATATCATGAGAGTGTTGTTGTTGACTTGTTATACTTTAGGTTCTGTTAATTCCTTGCACAGCAGAGTCAATTAGTTACTAAATCAAATATGCCCATATCACATCTGTCCTGTTTAGttacttttctccttttctttatatattgtTTCTTAGCGGCTTTTTTGGTTCTAAAATGCTGATTTTGGATGTTGAAAACATTAGTTCACAAAACTATACAACCCCTCACTATTTTCTGGGGATGCATTTTGTACTTCTAGTTGAACTCTGAATTTTATGTTTGACCAGGATTGAAAGGGTTTTCGTCAGCTATGAGATTTTTATGAGTATCTTGGTGGTTCTCATACACAGATCATGCACCTTAGTCGTGGTTGTCTCTCTAGGCATATTATGCCACCTTATTAGTTGATTATCTCACCAGGAAGATTCTGCACCTTAATGGTAGATCGTACTGCAAAGGAAAGTTGGCCTTCTAGAGCTAATGGTCTAATGAGATATTAACTCACAGTGTGATGCTTGATCTAGAATGTTTCTCTTCATGTGGGTCTAATCTCTCATTCCTATTGGGGCAGATGGCTGAGTGGATAACATTTTTGCTTTATATGAACAGTGCATCAACTTTGATGTGGGCTACATGTGTTCTGAGTAGGTACTTATGTGAAAGAAGTGCAAAGTCCAAAAAATGGGTAATAACTAAAGCAGataagatatcaaaatatttggaTTGTGATTACTGTTAGCAGCCTGCAATGAACTTAATGGTCTTGTTTCAGCTGTAAGGAGTGAATACTGAACTGTGACAATGGTCACTAATGATATAGTGCTAAGGATAATCTATTGTTAAGACAAATCCACATGGGAAAAGGAAAATCAAATTaggttttaaattcatttttaacggataattaaatcaaaagttgattttcttctaattttctgAGGCaactaaaaacataaacaaatctaattgtaatttcttcattttatttatttgccatttcttttcctttacttTGTTCTCCACTACCATCTTACTGTAAAGAAAAACTATATGTATCGATGAAAATGAAATCACAgccatctagtgggattaaggcttgtgattattgttgttaCTGCTATTGATGAGAATCTTGTACGAAAGTTGTGATGAGTCAACGGGCATGAGAGAACAAATGCAATAACTTATTGAGCTTTCTGATCAACACCATCAGTTATTCTGACAATGAAGTGCCTGATAATGCGTTTCTTCCACATGACTATAGAAGCAAGCAATCTGCAACTTTCCAAAAATGAAATGTACGTCGGTTATTCTGACAATTAAGTGCCCGATGAGCGGCTTTTCTGTCATGTTATGAACACTGTTCTGTTGATACATTGGCTATGGCTGGCCTTCCAAATCCTGCCGAAGCTTATTTGAAATGTTTGATCTCACTCTAGTTATCCTCTCTAGCAGAACTTACAGTGCGGGGAGAGTGTTACGATTGAAGGCCAAACTTATACCATTTCAGCTGTAACTCATCGTTACCAGCTCCGGAAGGGAAAATATGAACCTAGCGAGAAGAGGCTTGACGTTTTGTCCACTGGGAGGTACATATTGAACTTATTTCTGGAAGATTTACTAGAAAAATCTTGACATGGATTCTCAAGTATGTTCCCTTGTCTCGTAGAGTGCACAGCTAATTTGAGATCAATATTTCGATCCATGATCATCTTTGTTACTAACTGTTGCCTAATTAGCTTTAAATTCTTCAGCTAGATGGGCCTGTGTACAAAAGAAACATACCCTGATTCTCCAAATGTAGACTGAAAATTTGTTTGTGGAATATTATATCAATGCTCTAGTTAAGTTTGGGAATGTGATGTGGCATTGTCAAAGATTGTGTAAATTTTgggacaaaaaataaaaataaaaagacatgtTGGAATATTTGGTTGCTGTTCAGAGCGTTACTAGTTTCATATCCAACACAAGCCCTGAATTTACTGCACTAGAGTTTAGGGTATAGGTGGGATGTCTTCCTCACATTTAACAGCCATGGAAGCTGCCATGCCCATAAAAATATCTCATATGTTAtgaattgaaaattgacaattGATATCATATGAGCCTCATATGATATGGGCTGCCGTGTCCCAATGTGATGGTTCTCCTAAAATATTCCATCGGGTTTagtgatgaatgaattaataatattatcacaTAAACGTAAATAGAAATCATtgaacccatggaagatatctaattattatttgactttatgaaaatttataatattgCCAGTCATATTTTGCCTAATTTTATGAGTGGCGTGGCAAGTTGGACAAGATTTGATAGCATACATGTGTTCATTGACCATTTTACCttatgcatttaaaaaaaaagaaaattgattttattttgaaaaatctacCTCAAAAGGGATTTGAAAACCATTTAttgggaagaaaataaatatgaccCTTAATTAGAGATTTGAAAACCAAACCAAAGCTAAGTAAGTTGGCATTCGAGAAAGAcattaaataagagaaaaagaataatgaggaaaatttgtttattcttttaatGATGATTGAAATTGTAATTGAAGGGTAAATAGAAGCGTTGGGGAATTTATTAAGGTTTTGAGTTTGGGTTCCATATACATTAGTTATTCTCTCACGAATGCTTGggtgatataattttatttactaaaaatataattttttttgtccacttaattagaaatatcttttattcttaaatataaattttatataataaaggcAGAATGATAAGTTATGGGCATCATTGGTTCCCTCAACCTCAAGAGGCAATTTTTTTGCTTGGTAGAGTCAATTTGATATATCCTTTAAagttataatataaaatataatttttgaagttataatttgaatatataatttttgtccACTTGGAAGGAGTCGACATGTaatttttgaagttataatttttataattaataacaaaatggTCAAATTCGAGAAACTTAAGTTGAAAGGGTTggatatataaattttttaaattttaaagaaaagttaatataattttaataatataaaaaatataaaatattagatgACTTGAGTGTAATTTTGTTCTCCTTTTTAACGAGATGAATA from Diospyros lotus cultivar Yz01 chromosome 4, ASM1463336v1, whole genome shotgun sequence includes the following:
- the LOC127798764 gene encoding uncharacterized protein LOC127798764 isoform X2; protein product: MAIVSTFASFQKAPRVFCRKKEKDRGQNHPYKVIEITPPPKSLGVRCFPPNLQCGESVTIEGQTYTISAVTHRYQLRKGKYEPSEKRLDVLSTGRYILNLFLEDLLEKS
- the LOC127798764 gene encoding uncharacterized protein LOC127798764 isoform X1 → MAIVSTFASFQKAPRVFCRKKEKDRGQNHPYKVIEITPPPKSLGVRCFPPQNLQCGESVTIEGQTYTISAVTHRYQLRKGKYEPSEKRLDVLSTGRYILNLFLEDLLEKS